CTTagatatctatataataaaacacaagggtgtgggcctccacacataaaacacaagggtgtgggccTCCACACAAGACAAGTTTATCCAAAGGTTGAAATTGATTTGATTCAATGGTCgatgtgtgctctccaactctcgTAAGAAAGTatccacactcttacaaatatattataaaaataCCATCAAGTTGAGAcgctatcaagattcaaagggtaattccaatttcaattaggatgggtagtgccgtaggcacggacaagCACTAGTTGTTAATTAAAACATCTTTTGGTCCTTCCGCTTCACAAATATTTTCCCGTATTTGAAAGTCTccaatatcttcttcttcttcttttattgttAAGTAGGGAGTCAAAAGTACTACCTTAAGATAATGTTATTACAGATTATTTCGTTTTCGTGatggagattaaaaaaaaaaactaataaaatcaTTGAAGGTGGAGATCAAATTTTTGCATAATCTCAGATAAGTACTAACCATAGTACATCATACAAAAAAACAGTACATCATACAAAAAAACCACTAATTACCCCTACATCAGAAACCAAACGTTTACAAGACATCCATGCATGTAATTAAccaaatataattaattaagaagggcaaccccaaaaaaaatgagaataagaaAATCACAAGTACTGAAGAAGCTCTTTTGGGCTAACTTTTGGATTaatctcggcctctctctctctctctctctctctctctctctctctctctctctctctctatatatatatatatatatatatatatctgaacATGGATTGGAAAATGAGAAAACGAAAAAAGCATCCAAACATGCTCTATCGATCATTGTTTGTAATTGTATTTCTCTACTTAGAAGCAAGCATACACGCATTGACAAAGATAAACACCAACACTATTATCGCAGTATCCACTGCCACTGTTATATTTTGCAGCACAATTTTTATTACAACAATCCGGACCACAATTAGCGCTGCATCGGCCGCCACCCACGTTGCATTGCTTCGGGCACTTGAAAGAACATATGCATGCTGGAAAACGGAAGCCCTTCATAGGTTCACAGTTAAAGGTTGAGCCTGGATGTCTTTTGTTACACTTAGACTCGCAGAAAATACATTCTCCTAAAATCTCCGAGCATGTTTGCCCGGCCACCAATTTGATCTTGAGTGTATCTGATCGAGCAACATATATATTTAAACATCatatacacacatatgtatatacgtACAGATGGATCTGGGATCCCTGCATGTAGTGCGGGGGTGCACTACAAAAGAGTGTTCGTATAATAAGCCAGCATAAGATTAGAAGacaattttctgaaaaatactACTGATCTCTCTgtcgtcccaatttgtttgtcacTCGTTCTACTAACCGAAGAGAAAATTGATTATATCCATCTAGTTACATAAATCTCAATTAcatcttttaaacaaaattttcaaaatcgcGTAAAACGTCataaatttaaagatataaacaatttataAGTGACACGAAATTCCAATAAGGCCAGGATTAAACAATATTTGTCGAATCTCCTAGCGTATTTTGTTGAAATGGACCAACAAGATGTAAAGAAAGGACCAACAAGATGAAAcggaatatttattttgttgttaattttaACAATATTTATCTCCTAGCGTGCCTTGTActtgtacatatatgtatgaATGCATCCATCAGCAATATTGTTCTAGtttgatttttaatttatttatttctcaaCAACACTTAATTGTACATAAAGAAATATACCTGAGGCATAGAAGAGAACCAGTAGGAGAAAGAATGTAGTTGGGGAGAGCTTATCCATCACCAAATTAAAACCCAGAAAGAATATTAatcaaattttagtttttttgctcTGCAATTTCTACTCCTTAATTGGGtttattagtattattatttatagggaACACTAGTAACAGTCAACTGGGGATAATGCATGCATTGTGTAATTTCACTTGGGGTAAATTAGTTAACACTCCGATCCTCTCCCATATTTGTTCTGATTTTCATTAATTGCTTCTCTAATTGGTCTATTTTCTTAGGTTGGCTCCCAATAATGAAATTTACCGAGACATATTCCCCCGTCCATCttcatcccccccccccccccccccccccccaaaaaaaaaaaaaaaataataataataataataataataaataaataaataaaaccctTTGAAATTATGTTTTTGCCCTTCCCTGTTGAATTGAAAGGATAAGTAGAATTTGAATTGAGGGGTATTTTTGAAAGTCTACATTTTTTAGAGTGTTATGATTATGTTCCCTTAATTAATTGGgttcttcaaaaaaatccccacaATATACAATGCATATTtatccaatcgcaaacgagttccaatcacgcacccgaccataccaaattattcgtctcgatgagacgattccaatgtggggtgtttttgaattattaagttttgaatttggttattgaattttggttattggtaaaagttgttaaatttggttatggaattggtggaatttggttatttgctaaaagacttgtaactttgcttattacaatgtgtggtattttttgagtattgttgttaaatttgtttatccacactcatttacttattacaatgtagATGCTCTTACGTACATTGATTACCATAGTCCTTAATTGAAATGGAATCACCAATTTAATAGCTATCATTAACCTCTCCCCTACAAGTTTCCAACTTTGGAgactctctctttccctctggAACTTCCTAGCCCTAGTAGCcgcctccctccctcccctGAGATTTCCACCCTATGATGACGGCGGAGGGGGGCGTTCTCCGTTAACGTTTCCTCCGCCTCTTCTTTTACATCTTCGCCGATCTCCTCCATCGTCCTCTTTTCACCGCCTCCTCTCCGACTAGCCTCCATCGCCGCCATCGAACAGATCTTCGTGCGTGACTTATTCCCCAACATCCCGAAGCATATGAGGTGGCTGACGCGGCGACACCAATATCAAAACTTCTAGGGAAAACAAGAAACTATTTCCAAAGGGAATTAAGCTGTGAAAATCGAAACTGGGGCCAGAAGCTAGCTAGCTCTTGAAATCTCAAAGGGAAAACTTTTTTTCTACTTGCGCTGAATTCCCGTATCCAGTGGCTACTGATATCTCTGGTCTAATGCTTCTATTGGGAAATTAGGATGACACAAAATGAACCTTCGATCTACTACTTCCTAAGCTGAAATCAGGTTGATATGGTCCGAAGGGAGCATCGGTTGTACGATTTTATCCCCGGctccttttatttctttttttttttttttcttttttgttagtaaTATGGGAAGTAAACTTTCTATAATTGGTGCTCTACTGTTTTATGCGAAAATAAGAGAATGACTGAGTGACATAAACATTCAACCACTGTATGCTGATGAAATCAGGTGATGTTtgaaggggttttttttattattatttatcccagttgtatttttctttttctttttatcaggtcctctctttttttgcttttcttttttcctgaaAACTTGCAGGGCGTAACCGTCCGATTCATCATCTCTTCGTAATAACTTTGGTTGGAGTTTGGAAGTGATCATATTAATATATATGGTGTTGGTCTGAAATGTAAcagattttattttgttgtttattgTGTTTGTCGTAGTAATACCACTTTGAATTTTCCAGTGAAACGTTTGTAAAATAACTAAACATTAATTTGTGATTCAGTGTGTGCTATTAGCCTATTACAGATATGATAAAACATAAAATACTTATGATTGATGCATGAATGTATAAATGCATCTAGAGGGGGGAGCAACTTGAAAGGGAATCTGCGGGCGTGTTGTGCACCATCCGGACCGTCTGTCTTGACGATCAATGgttcagtttttaaaaaaaataacttttccatGATTTTAAATAATTTGGACCAATCAAAATACGTTTCGACGGTTGAAATCGCACAGCACCGTGTTGTGCACTAGAGAGTTGCCCTTAATTTAGTTTAATCACTCCAGGTTTTTAGATATTGTTAATTAAAACATCTTTTGGTCCTTCCGCTTCACAAATATTTCCCTGTATTTGAAAGTCTCCAatatcttctctttcttttcttttttttttttgctaattagGGAGTCACAAGTATTACCTTAAGAAAATGTTATTACAGATTATTTCGTTTTCGTgatggagataaaaaaaataatactaataaaatCATTGAAGGTGGATGGAGATCAAATTTTTGCATAATCTCAGATAAGTACTAATCATAGAACATCATACAAAAAAACCATTAATTACCCTTACATCAGAACCTAACGTTTACAAGGCATCCCatgtaattatcaaaatataagCCCCGTTCAGTTAATCCTTCTtgtttttaagtacttattttacaacTTTAGAAAAGGGAAATAAGAACCTTTATTCCACTAAGGGTTCTTAAGAAAGAAGTACTTATTCGATGTGCTATTTTTTATTACTTAAATCTtttaatatgaatctcaaaaaatatataatatggatctttttttattgatctcaattagttctattatacaaagtttgcaaaatcatgaaattcattataaattgaaagatataagcaattaaaaaatgacatagATTTTGAAATGTAGAAATAAGACGGCAAAATAAGAAGGTGAAAAATTAGTGAAACATAGGTTTTTATTTCGTTAGCGGAACAGGGCCGcggcaacaaaaaaatgagaacgTGAAAATGACAAAGAGCTCTTATGGCCTTACTTTTGGCTTTCGGCCTCCTATATATATCATCAAAATctgaaaatgtatttttgtgggCAGGGGAGCCAAATAGCCAAACGCGCGCGCACCTCAAAAGTTAAAAACCACAGATGGAAAAATGTGAAAACGAAGCATCCAAACCAAACATGCTCTATCGATCATTGTATTTCTCTACTAGCTAGCAAGCATACTGGCATTGACAGATATTAACACCAGCACTATTATCACAGTATCCTCTGCCACTGTTGAATTTCGCAGCACAATTTGCATTGCAACACTCAGGACCACATCGAATGCTGCATAGGCCGCCGCTCCCGTTGCATTGGTTCTCGCACTTGTAAGAACATACGCATGTTGGAATACCGCTGGGGCCGGTGTTAAAATCACATTCCGATGTGGTTGTGCGGGGAGGATGCCTTGATTTACACCTAGAGTCGCAGTCGCGACATAGTCCTATAACCTCCTTGCATGTTTGCCCGGCCACCAATTTGATGTTGACTATATCTGAGCACCATATATGTAAACATCATATACACAAATATGCATATACAGACGGATCTGGGATCCTGTATTTAGTGCTGGGGTGCACTACAAGAGTACTGTTCGTATAATATTAAGCAAGCACAAGATTAGAACACATCAACacaattttgtgaaaaaatactATTCTCTctatcccaatttgtttgtccttcATTCTACtatatgtagggaggtattcccgaacaggtacaaaacgagcccgagcacggccAAGAAAAGGTCAATGCATTATGGACcggtgatatgagaagtcaatggtccagaaaggtcgTACGATTCTCGgggcaataacacgagacgttattggaccaaatacaagaaaaattacaagagatgccattgttcaagaaacttgttcggcaagagaaagccaaacaggaggagagctcttTAGAAATGATATGGtttaaattgtttccttaggaccagtaacacgtgaagtaactggtccaggccgtctgttcggccatgagatggccgaacagagagaaaagtcctatttgagggaacattctagaagggtccagaatcactggtattccgttaaaagataagatcccgagaatataggatctgagaaagatacccaacgagtat
The sequence above is a segment of the Rhododendron vialii isolate Sample 1 chromosome 13a, ASM3025357v1 genome. Coding sequences within it:
- the LOC131313439 gene encoding defensin-like protein 182 → MGKLSPTICFLLVVLFYASDIVNIKLVAGQTCKEVIGLCRDCDSRCKSRHPPRTTTSECDFNTGPSGIPTCVCSYKCENQCNGSGGLCSIRCGPECCNANCAAKFNSGRGYCDNSAGVNICQCQYAC
- the LOC131313438 gene encoding defensin-like protein 183 — protein: MDKLSPTTFFLLLVLFYASDTLKIKLVAGQTCSEILGECIFCESKCNKRHPGSTFNCEPMKGFRFPACICSFKCPKQCNVGGGRCSANCGPDCCNKNCAAKYNSGSGYCDNSVGVYLCQCVYACF